One segment of Purpureocillium takamizusanense chromosome 7, complete sequence DNA contains the following:
- a CDS encoding uncharacterized protein (EggNog:ENOG503NY08~COG:G), translating to MKTFVRSPAVRTLSRPPTPSHVPAQWRPSAAHASPRLAHKVSDAEIAALAGQHQHSLSLADLVKHGRPPLSEKSLLSSANFTLSLLPIRLARRIQALRNLPYIVVSNPNISRIYNNYLHSLSILLPYWHAAAQGQPIATLQDEIKFTNVLAELVATHTDTIPILAKGFLECRRYISPTEVTRFLDEHLRARIGTRLVGEQHIALHFSSQPHFAPEDSPTPCPEHPSYIGVIDTALRPSQTIEACAGFVADICELRYGSRPQLYIDGEPDTTFAFVPMHLEYIVTELLKNAFRATVESRSREPVVVTIAPEPPFKQQPGGAPHITPPTEDRGLFRSDAIRPLDDNAPGVTIRIRDRGGGIPPDVLPNIWSYSFTTFSEEDEFPGSGDGSTDGLGAIATASVGGSSIAGLGYGLPLSRAYAEYFGGGIAVQSLYGWGTDVYLRLKGVGTIDNK from the exons ATGAAGACCTTTGTCAGGTCTCCGGCCGTGAGGACTCTATCTCGACCTCCCACGCCGTCGCATGTTCCAGCCCAATGGCGGCCCTCGGCTGCACACGCATCTCCGCGCCTTGCGCACAAGGTGTCTGATGCCGAGattgccgcccttgccggtCAGCACCAGCATTCGCTGAGTCTCGCGGACCTGGTCAA ACATGGGCGCCCGCCACTCTCGGAAAAGTCGTTGCTCTCGTCCGCAAACTTCACGCTCTCCCTGCTGCCGATCCGCCTTGCTCGTCGCATCCAGGCCCTCCGGAATTTACCTTACATTGTCGTCTCGAACCCAAACATCTCCCGCATCTACAACAACTACCTGCACTCCCTCTCAATCCTTCTGCCTTACTGgcacgctgccgcccagggTCAGCCCATTGCCACCCTGCAAGACGAGATTAAATTCACAAACGTACTCGCCGAACTCGTGGCAACGCACACCGACACGATCCCCATCTTGGCAAAGGGCTTTCTCGAGTGTCGCAGGTACATTTCACCCACAGAGGTGAcgcgcttcctcgacgagcacctTCGCGCTCGCATCGGAACCAGGCTTGTTGGCGAGCAACACATAGCCCTGCACTTCAGCAGTCAACCTCATTTTGCTCCCGAGGACAGTCCCACACCGTGCCCGGAGCATCCGTCTTACATTGGGGTCATAGACACAGCGCTGAGGCCTTCACAAACCATTGAAGCCTgtgccggcttcgtcgccgatATTTGTGAGCTCCGCTACGGCTCCCGGCCGCAACTCTATATCGATGGCGAGCCGGATACCACATTTGCTTTTGTTCCTATGCACCTCGAGTACATTGTCACGGAGCTTCTCAAGAACGCATTCCGCGCCACTGTCGAGAGTAGATCACGCGAGCCTGTTGTTGTGACCATTGCTCCGGAGCCGCCCTtcaagcagcagcccggcggcgcccctcaCATCACACCTCCGACGGAAGACCGGGGCCTCTTCCGCAGCGACGCTATCCGGCCGCTAGATGACAATGCCCCCGGTGTGACCATCCGCATACGCgaccgtggtggcggcatccCTCCCGACGTTCTCCCTAATATCTGGTCCTATTCCTTCACCACCTTTTCCGAGGAAGACGAGTTTCCTGGCTCAGGCGACGGCTCCActgatggcctcggcgccatcgctACTGCCAGCGTTGGTGGAAGCTCTATTGCCGGCCTGGGCTACGGCCTGCCGCTGAGCCGTGCCTACGCAGAgtactttggcggcggcattgctGTCCAGAGTCTCTACGGATGGGGTACCGACGTCTATCTTAGACTGAAGGGCGTCGGCACGATTGATAATAAATAG
- the ERG5 gene encoding Sterol 22-desaturase (TransMembrane:1 (o35-55i)~EggNog:ENOG503NVJI~COG:Q), which yields MDAANASSPGFTSVLANAKYGGVPMPPQLDYVVDAITTASPWALLLTIFAVCVVYDQMSYILSKGSIAGPAWKMPFIGPFLQSMDPKFEEYYAKWASGPLSCVSVFHKFVVIASTRDMARKVLNSPAYVKPCVVDVAHKLLGHDNWVFLDGKAHVDFRKGLNGLFTRKALECYLPGQEEVYKRYFKKFLDVTKANDGKPIPFMPEFRELMCAVSCRTFVGHYISDEAVKKIADDYYLITAALELVNFPIIIPFTRTWYGKKAADMVLAEFAKCAAKSKVRMAAGGDVSCIMDGWVLQMINSERCREAEAKGEKIEGMEKPSPMLRMFNDYEISQTVFTFLFASQDATSSAATWLFQIAAQRPDVLDRVREENLQVRNGNIHAELNMDQLESLKYTRAVVRELLRYRPPVLMVPYMVKKPFPITESYTVPKGSMLIPTTYMALHDPDVYENPDHFDPERYYSGDAEVKGARNYLVFGTGPHYCLGQVYAQLNLALFLGKASVQLNWTHHPTPLSEEIKVFATIFPKDDCPLTFEERK from the exons ATggacgccgccaacgcctcctcgcccggaTTCACCTCGGTGCTCGCCAATGCCAAGTACGGCGGCGTCCCGATGCCGCCCCAGCTCGACtatgtcgtcgacgccatcacgACGGCTAGCCCCTGGGCTCTTCTCCTGACCATCTTTGCCGTCTGTGTTGTTTACGACCAGA TGAGCTACATATTGAGCAAGGGATCCATCGCCGGCCCAGCTTGGAAGATGCCCTTTATCGGACCTTTCCTCCAGTCCATGGACCCCAAGTTCGAGGAATACTACGCCAAATGGGCCAGCGGCCCCTTGAGCTGCGTCTCCGTCTTCCACAA ATTCGTCGTGATCGCCTCCACACGAGACATGGCTCGCAAGGTCCTCAACTCTCCCGCATACGTCAAGCcttgcgtcgtcgacgttgcCCATAAGCTTCTCGGTCACGACAACTGGGTTTTCCTCGATGGCAAGGCTCACGTTGACTTCCGAAAGGGCCTCAACGGCTTGTTCACCCGGAAAGCACTCGAGTGCTACCTGCCTGGTCAGGAGGAGGTATACAAGCGCTACTTCAAGAAGTTCCTCGACGTCACCAAGGCGAACGATGGCAAGCCCATCCCCTTCATGCCCGAGTTCCGTGAGCTCATGTGCGCTGTTTCGTGCCGGACCTTTGTCGGCCACTACATCTCGGACGAAGCAGTCAAGAAGATTGCCGACGACTACTAcctcatcaccgccgccctcgaacTCGTCAACTTCCCCATCATTATCCCCTTCACCAGGACGTGGTACGGCAAgaaggccgccgacatggtCCTGGCCGAGTTCGCAAAGTGTGCCGCCAAGAGCAAGGTTCGcatggccgcgggcggcgacgtcagcTGCATCATGGATGGCTGGGTGTTGCAGATGATCAACTCGGAGCGctgccgcgaggccgaggccaagggtGAGAAGATTGAGGGCATGGAGAAGCCCTCGCCGATGCTGCGCATGTTCAACGACTACGAAATCTCGCAGACGGTCTTCACCTTCCTCTTCGCCTCCCAAGATGCCACGAGCAGCGCTGCCACCTGGCTCTTCCAGATTGCTGCCCAGCGACCTGACGTTTTGGATCGTGTGCGCGAGGAGAACCTTCAAGTTCGCAACGGGAACATCCATGCCGAACTGAACATGGACCAGCTTGAATCTCTCAAGTATACCCGCGCCGTCGTTCGCGAGCTTCTCCGATACCGCCCGCCTGTTCTGATGGTTCCTTACATGGTGAAGAAGCCGTTCCCCATCACTGAATCGTACACCGTACCCAAGG GCTCGATGCTGATCCCTACGACGTACATGGCCCTCCACGACCCTGATGTGTACGAGAACCCCGACCACTTCGACCCCGAGCGATACTAttccggcgacgccgaggtcaagggTGCCAGGAACTACCTCGTGTTTGGCACCGGGCCTCATTACTGCCTCGGCCAAGTGTACGCGCAGCTAAACCTGGCTCTGTTTCTCGGAAAGGCGTCGGTGCAGCTCAACTGGACGCACCATCCGACGCCGTTATCCGAGGAGATCAAGGTCTTTGCCACCATATTTCCCAAG GATGATTGCCCTCTGACTTTTGAGGAGCGCAAGTGA
- a CDS encoding uncharacterized protein (COG:P~EggNog:ENOG503P7IT), with protein MAAVPARRALARAARAVSGGMGGAPPVTARALAASVYAAAAARCATAKAVAPAAALRPFTCGSAVGRNKPWWRSESGDGEAGSEVPGSRLWSFEEVKRLVEEGKAADGDEPAESEGDRKSSSGQIVIVDVREPIELHETGKIPGAVNIPITSAVQSFHVSDADFQDMYGFERPPRDAHLLFYCKAGVRARSAAGLAQHAGWDSVGEYPGSWLDWEAKGGPVETVSTGEGNGKRNGKGGRPGTNHT; from the exons ATGGCTGCTGTACCGGCTAGACGAgcgctggcgcgggcggcgcgggcggtgtcgggcggcatgggcggggcgccgccggtgaccGCCCGTGCCCTTGCTGCTTCTGTCtatgctgctgcggcggcgaggtgcgcgacggcgaaggcggtggcacctgcggcggcgctgaggccTTTTACTTGTGGGAGTGCCGTGGGGAGGAACAAGCCGTGGTGGCGCTCGGAGAgtggcgatggtgaggcCGGGAGCGAGGTGCCTGGGAGTCGCCTCTGGAGCTTCGAGGAGGTGAAGCgcctggtggaggagggcaaggctgcggatggcgacgagccggCGGAGTCGGAGGGGGATCGCAAGTCGTCGTCCGGGCAGATTGTCATAGTCG ACGTGCGCGAGCCCATCGAGCTACACGAGACGGGCAAGATCCCCGGGGCCGTCAACATCCCCATCACGTCGGCGGTGCAGAGCTTCCACGTGTCCGACGCCGACTTCCAGGACATGTACGGCTtcgagcgcccgccccgcgacgcccaccTGCTCTTCTACTGCAAGGCCGGCGTGCGAgcgcgctccgccgcggggcTGGCCCAGCACGCGGGCTGGGACAGCGTCGGCGAGTACCCGGGCAGCTGGCTGGACTgggaggccaagggcgggCCGGTCGAGACGGTCTCAACGGGGGAAGGGAACGGGAAAAGGAatgggaagggggggaggccggGAACGAATCACACCTAg
- a CDS encoding uncharacterized protein (EggNog:ENOG503P8MY~MEROPS:MER0018320~COG:S) has product MACSRAIPKHPLLGIIPAHPAGAALRRRRHHHYHHHHNHRPLLLPSPTRSCNVRKRPFSLSTTTRMPSYIVTCKDDATPDQVEAAKKHAKEQGGTIGHEYSLIKGFSVSFPNDAITTLESHEHVKAVEKDGQMHTQ; this is encoded by the exons ATGGCTTGCAGTAGAGCCATACCTAAGCACCCCTTATTAGGTATAATACCCGCCCAccctgctggagctgcactccgtcgtcgtcgtcatcatcattatcatcatcatcacaacCACCGTCCTCTTCTACTGCCTTCGCCCACACGCTCTTGCAACGTACGAAAACGCCCATTCTCTCTATCAACAACCACCAGAATGCCTAGCTACATT GTCACCTGCAAGGACGACGCGACCCCGGACCAGGTCGAGGC CGCCAAGAAGCATGCCAAGGAGCAGGGCGGCACCATTGGACACGAGTACTCGCTCATCAAGGGCTTCTC CGTTTCCTTTCCCAACGACGCCATCACGACCCTCGAGAGCCACGAGCACGTCAAGGCGGTTGAGAAGGACGGCCAGATGCACACACAGTAG
- a CDS encoding uncharacterized protein (TransMembrane:5 (i111-131o151-170i182-200o206-227i239-262o)~EggNog:ENOG503NW57~COG:S), with protein sequence MSGSGYDAVVDVDDEGDLGHTDLQEDLEFHNSNFHDAAAGGRKGAPSSLPPPVTAPSSSSSSKRFLWSMSFYAQFFDVDTSAVLSRCWAALYPRANFLDVLEGNPDLYGPFWIATTVVLILFLGGTISQYLSTTGSTPFAYDFRLLSGAAGLIYGYTLFIPVALFLALRYFGSESANLLECWALYGYSNLIWIPVAVISWSPITILNWVFVGVGFGMSVAFLLRNLYPVLSATDRQVSKVLLIIVVVLHAGLALTIKILFFAHGSPVARPPGEGGPDNQTGDKTPPRMF encoded by the exons GGCGACCTCGGTCACACAGACCTTCAAGAGGACCTCGAATTCCACAACTCCAATTTCCAcgacgcagcagccggcggccgaAAGGGTGCGCCGTCGAGCCTGCCCCCGCCCGTcacggccccgtcgtcgtcgtcgtcgtcgaagcgctTCCTCTGGTCCATGTCCTTCTACGCGCAGTTCTTCGACGTGGACACATCGGCGGTGCTgtcgcgctgctgggcggctcTGTATCCGCGGGCAAACTtcctcgacgtgctcgaAGGCAACCCGGACCTGTATGGGCCGTTTTGGatcgcgacgacggtggtcCTGATTCTCTTCCTGGGTGGCACCATCAGCCAATACCTTTCAACAACGGGCAGTACGCCATTTGCGTACGACTTTAGGCTATTGAGCG GAGCGGCCGGCCTCATCTACGGGTACACGCTCTTCATTCCGGTGGCGCTGTTCCTCGCGCTCCGATATTTTGGCAGCGAGTCGGCCAACCTGCTCGAGTGCTGGGCGCTGTACGGCTACTCGAACCTCATCTGGatccccgtcgccgtcatcagctGGTCGCCCATCACCATTCTCAACTGGGTCTTCGTgggcgtcggcttcggcatGTCGGTGGCCTTCCTGCTGCGCAACCTGTACCCCGTCCTGAGCGCCACGGATCGCCAGGTCAGCAAGGTGCttctcatcatcgtcgtggtcCTCCACGCCGGCCTGGCACTCACCATCAAGATCCTCTTCTTTGCGCACGGCAGCCCTGTGGCGCGTCCCCCCGGAGAGGGCGGCCCGGACAACCAGACGGGCGATAAGACGCCTCCGAGAATGTTCTGA